One stretch of Pigmentiphaga aceris DNA includes these proteins:
- the tmk gene encoding dTMP kinase, with the protein MTLSSTETGGPRGRFLTLEGVDGAGKSTHVDWIAQTLRDLGIDVLQTREPGGTPLAETLREMVLNQPMSLETETLLMFAARSEHIKQVIEPALAAGRWVLSDRFTDASYAYQGGGRQLGGDRVAALEKWLHPGLQPDRTWLFDVPLSVARERLGRARVPDRFEQESDAFFERTRNAYLTRVAESPDRIRVIDGTQSIDAIRELLAQELRTWVAA; encoded by the coding sequence ATGACCCTGTCGTCGACTGAAACTGGCGGCCCGCGTGGCCGCTTCCTGACGCTTGAGGGCGTGGATGGTGCGGGCAAAAGCACGCACGTAGACTGGATTGCGCAGACCCTGCGCGACCTGGGCATCGATGTGTTGCAGACCCGTGAGCCGGGCGGCACACCGCTGGCGGAAACGCTGCGCGAAATGGTCTTGAACCAGCCGATGTCACTGGAAACCGAAACTCTGCTGATGTTTGCTGCCCGCAGCGAACACATCAAACAGGTTATTGAACCTGCGCTGGCGGCAGGCCGTTGGGTGCTGAGCGACCGTTTCACCGACGCAAGCTACGCCTATCAGGGCGGTGGCCGGCAGTTGGGCGGCGATCGGGTGGCGGCGCTGGAAAAGTGGCTGCATCCGGGTTTGCAGCCTGATCGCACGTGGTTGTTCGACGTACCGCTGTCAGTAGCACGCGAGCGACTTGGCCGTGCACGTGTGCCAGACCGCTTCGAGCAGGAAAGCGACGCGTTCTTCGAGCGTACGCGCAACGCCTATCTGACGCGTGTAGCGGAATCGCCCGACCGTATCCGGGTGATTGACGGTACGCAGAGCATTGATGCCATCCGCGAATTGCTGGCCCAAGAGCTGCGCACCTGGGTGGCTGCATGA
- the mltG gene encoding endolytic transglycosylase MltG codes for MSKRSFAGRLFSGLFTLLFLGILAVAGAVLAVIYAPLPLPSDKIDFVIDQGSTMRSVARQVHEAGVGIPPEVVIAVARITKTDTQVKAGGYELSRGETLWTLLTRMSRGDVTQREVAFIEGWTFKQIRVALGKHPDITQTLPGLDDASLLKELGAEETHPEGLFFPDTYLFARGAKDVDILRRAYRAQKKELAEIWAKRTADLPLRTPYEALIMASIVEKETGLHTERERISGVFANRLRINMPLQTDPTVIYGMGDAFDGNLRRRDLRTDTPWNTYTRNGLPPTPIAAPGRQALLAAVQPEKHKFFYFVSRGDGTSAFSEDLAGHNRQVARYIAAMRAAGRAASAPVQAVPGVETAGEPTAADAAASDAIKADAEKTEAPKTDPTTNKP; via the coding sequence TTGTCCAAACGTTCGTTTGCCGGCCGCCTGTTCAGCGGCCTCTTCACGCTGCTGTTCCTTGGCATCCTGGCGGTGGCCGGTGCCGTGCTGGCCGTTATCTACGCCCCGTTGCCCCTGCCTTCCGACAAAATCGACTTCGTCATCGACCAAGGCAGCACCATGCGCAGCGTGGCGCGCCAGGTTCATGAAGCCGGTGTCGGCATCCCGCCCGAAGTGGTGATTGCGGTGGCCCGGATCACCAAGACCGATACGCAGGTCAAGGCGGGTGGCTATGAATTGTCACGGGGTGAAACGCTTTGGACGCTGCTGACTCGCATGAGTCGCGGTGACGTGACGCAACGCGAAGTCGCCTTCATCGAAGGCTGGACCTTCAAGCAGATTCGCGTGGCGCTGGGCAAGCACCCGGATATCACGCAGACGCTTCCCGGCTTGGACGATGCCAGCCTACTGAAAGAGCTTGGTGCGGAAGAAACGCATCCGGAAGGCTTGTTCTTCCCGGATACGTATTTGTTTGCGCGGGGTGCCAAGGACGTGGACATCCTTCGTCGCGCCTACCGTGCGCAGAAGAAGGAACTGGCTGAAATCTGGGCCAAGCGTACTGCCGACTTGCCGCTGCGCACGCCTTACGAAGCGCTGATCATGGCGTCCATCGTGGAAAAGGAAACCGGCCTGCACACCGAGCGCGAGCGGATTTCCGGCGTGTTTGCCAATCGCCTTCGCATCAACATGCCGCTGCAGACTGACCCGACGGTGATCTACGGCATGGGCGACGCCTTCGACGGCAACTTGCGCAGGCGTGACCTGCGAACCGACACGCCGTGGAATACCTACACGCGCAACGGCCTGCCGCCCACACCTATTGCCGCGCCTGGTCGCCAGGCCTTGCTGGCAGCGGTTCAGCCCGAAAAGCACAAGTTCTTCTATTTCGTGTCGCGTGGCGACGGTACCAGCGCCTTCTCTGAAGACTTGGCCGGGCACAACCGCCAGGTTGCGCGTTACATCGCCGCGATGCGCGCGGCGGGTCGCGCAGCATCTGCACCGGTGCAAGCGGTGCCCGGTGTGGAAACCGCAGGTGAACCAACTGCTGCCGATGCTGCCGCAAGCGATGCCATCAAGGCCGACGCTGAAAAGACCGAAGCTCCCAAGACTGACCCCACTACCAACAAGCCATGA
- a CDS encoding YgfZ/GcvT domain-containing protein: MTESVLPNPAEHPVPVAGVPPIAAIEAWSGPSLHVAALDHLQVFDATGADTWTFLQSQLTQDVAKLPADQARLAGYCTAKGRLLASFVVWSEQPAGEAPRALALVDASLSAGLLKRLSMFVLRAKVKLGVTPLAAYGVQARVAADAAVLVGIAGELPSKPWARVELPSGTWIAAPSQGDSQRWWWIASAEQHAELLAKARGVLEPGDVQAWRRADIAAGLPWIEAATQDMFVPQSVNLELVEGVSFTKGCYPGQEIVARSHYLGKLKRRMFAGIAHGAIDTAGLVGADVFHSERDNEPSGRVVNAAQAEGGVALLLESTLASAQSGSLSLAAPDGAKIELRALPYAFPG, translated from the coding sequence ATGACTGAATCCGTCCTCCCCAATCCCGCAGAACATCCCGTGCCGGTCGCCGGCGTCCCGCCCATTGCCGCCATCGAGGCATGGTCCGGTCCCTCTCTGCACGTGGCCGCGCTCGACCACTTGCAGGTCTTCGACGCCACCGGTGCCGACACCTGGACCTTCCTGCAGTCGCAACTGACGCAAGACGTGGCCAAGCTGCCGGCAGACCAGGCGCGACTGGCGGGCTATTGCACTGCCAAGGGCCGCCTGCTTGCGAGCTTCGTGGTGTGGTCCGAGCAGCCAGCGGGTGAAGCGCCTCGCGCGCTTGCCTTGGTCGACGCCAGTCTGTCAGCCGGTTTGCTCAAGCGTCTGTCCATGTTTGTGCTGCGCGCCAAGGTGAAGCTGGGCGTGACGCCGCTTGCTGCCTATGGCGTGCAAGCCCGCGTCGCGGCCGATGCTGCCGTGCTGGTCGGCATTGCCGGCGAGCTGCCCAGCAAACCCTGGGCGCGCGTGGAATTGCCCAGTGGCACCTGGATTGCCGCGCCGTCGCAGGGCGACAGCCAGCGCTGGTGGTGGATCGCCAGTGCCGAGCAGCACGCAGAATTGCTGGCCAAAGCACGTGGCGTGCTGGAACCGGGTGACGTGCAAGCCTGGCGTCGCGCAGACATCGCGGCGGGCTTGCCGTGGATCGAAGCCGCCACCCAGGACATGTTCGTGCCGCAATCGGTCAACTTGGAGTTGGTTGAAGGCGTGAGCTTCACCAAGGGCTGCTATCCGGGCCAGGAAATCGTTGCCCGCAGTCACTATCTGGGCAAACTGAAACGCCGCATGTTCGCCGGCATTGCCCACGGCGCAATCGACACCGCAGGTCTGGTCGGCGCGGACGTGTTTCATAGCGAGCGCGACAATGAACCCTCTGGCCGGGTGGTGAATGCAGCCCAAGCAGAAGGCGGCGTGGCGTTGCTGCTGGAAAGCACCTTGGCGAGCGCACAGTCCGGCAGTCTGTCGCTGGCCGCACCCGACGGTGCCAAGATCGAACTGCGCGCCCTGCCCTACGCCTTCCCGGGTTAA
- a CDS encoding NRDE family protein: MCLLAFAWDPKAANRFVLAANRDEYYARPSVPAGWWASYPDLWGGQDLQAGGTWMGITRGGRFAAITNVREPQTNRAGMQSRGLLVLEFLTGLASPEDYLEAVEEGADQFRGFNLLVGELYGATPSLWYYSNRGGEAPCPLSPGVYGLSNASLDTPWPKVVSLTSALTLLKAADAPLEAYLRPLADRHIAPDQALPSTGVTLAMERMLSAPFIISPDYGTRSQTVLIANAQRQVDMMERSFDNADQATLLAPASVHSDRFMID, encoded by the coding sequence ATGTGCCTGCTAGCGTTTGCGTGGGACCCCAAAGCGGCCAATCGTTTTGTGCTGGCCGCCAATCGCGACGAGTATTACGCACGTCCGTCGGTGCCGGCAGGATGGTGGGCCAGCTACCCTGACTTGTGGGGCGGTCAGGACTTGCAAGCAGGCGGCACCTGGATGGGCATCACGCGTGGCGGTCGCTTCGCGGCCATCACCAATGTGCGCGAACCACAGACCAACCGCGCAGGCATGCAGTCGCGCGGCCTGCTGGTACTGGAATTCCTGACGGGGTTGGCCTCGCCCGAGGACTATCTGGAAGCCGTCGAAGAAGGCGCAGACCAGTTTCGCGGTTTCAACCTGCTGGTTGGCGAGCTGTATGGTGCAACGCCCAGCCTTTGGTATTACAGCAACCGGGGCGGCGAGGCACCCTGCCCGCTGTCGCCTGGGGTCTATGGTCTGTCCAATGCGTCACTGGACACACCCTGGCCCAAGGTGGTCTCGCTGACGTCAGCACTGACGCTGCTTAAAGCGGCCGACGCCCCACTGGAAGCGTACCTGCGTCCCCTGGCCGATCGGCACATTGCGCCTGACCAGGCCCTGCCCAGTACCGGCGTAACGTTGGCAATGGAGCGCATGCTGTCTGCGCCCTTCATCATCAGCCCCGACTACGGCACCCGTTCACAGACGGTGCTGATCGCCAACGCGCAGCGCCAGGTCGATATGATGGAACGCAGTTTCGACAATGCCGATCAGGCTACGCTGCTGGCACCTGCCAGTGTGCACAGCGACCGGTTCATGATCGATTGA
- a CDS encoding alpha/beta hydrolase, which yields MREPRFPSLQHPRPLAPKAADLINRIHRAGRAPFWQRTPEDARDFYEKSSPILDLNPAPVADVRSVLIPVAGGQIDGRLYTGTGTDVSKPTPLLIYSHGGGFTLGGLESFDSICRMLANGLQARVLSLDYRLAPTHRFPTAADDVFNAWRWVWDRAEQLGIDRTRIAGMGDSAGGTLTAQAAIRARDAGMQMLAHVLVYPGTCAWQDTPSHAAYGDGYLLDTQTVKWFFGNYLRDDADRKDWRFAVLDAPHLAGLPPCLLQLAECDPLVDEGIAYANRLDEAGVQVDMTMYEGMAHAFYNMGGALAASRQAHRDTVAWLSERFNRF from the coding sequence ATGCGCGAACCCCGTTTTCCTTCTTTGCAGCATCCGCGCCCGCTTGCGCCCAAAGCGGCTGACCTGATCAACCGGATTCACCGGGCAGGACGTGCGCCATTCTGGCAACGCACTCCTGAAGATGCGCGCGATTTCTACGAGAAATCCAGCCCGATTCTGGATCTGAATCCCGCACCGGTTGCCGATGTGCGCTCCGTGCTGATTCCGGTGGCGGGCGGGCAGATCGACGGCCGTCTGTATACCGGGACGGGCACCGATGTGAGCAAACCCACGCCATTGCTGATCTACAGCCACGGTGGCGGATTCACCCTCGGCGGTCTGGAAAGCTTCGATTCCATCTGCCGGATGCTGGCCAATGGCTTGCAGGCCCGTGTGCTGTCACTGGACTACCGGCTGGCACCGACACATCGTTTTCCGACGGCTGCCGACGATGTGTTCAATGCTTGGCGCTGGGTGTGGGACCGTGCCGAACAGTTGGGGATCGACCGCACCCGCATTGCAGGCATGGGTGACAGCGCGGGTGGCACGTTGACGGCGCAGGCGGCCATCCGCGCACGTGACGCGGGTATGCAGATGCTGGCGCATGTGCTGGTTTATCCGGGCACTTGCGCATGGCAGGACACGCCGTCGCATGCGGCATATGGCGATGGTTATCTGCTGGATACCCAGACGGTGAAATGGTTCTTCGGCAACTATCTGCGTGACGACGCCGATCGCAAGGATTGGCGTTTCGCGGTGCTGGATGCCCCGCACCTGGCAGGCTTGCCGCCTTGTCTGCTGCAATTGGCCGAATGCGATCCGCTGGTGGATGAGGGCATTGCCTATGCCAACCGGCTGGATGAGGCGGGTGTGCAGGTGGACATGACCATGTACGAAGGCATGGCGCACGCGTTCTACAACATGGGCGGTGCGCTGGCGGCATCGCGCCAGGCGCACCGGGATACGGTGGCCTGGCTAAGTGAGCGTTTCAATCGGTTTTGA
- a CDS encoding histidine phosphatase family protein, whose translation MGTLYVVRHGQAAFGTEDYDRLTNLGRRQAHLLGQHFGSLGLKFDAVVAGTLTRHHQTAEAILDGASASHEIERIAALNEYDATSVVTAFTGEPPSFDPKAVHRDPETVRTYFRLLRDGLLAWAEGGTEPVGMPTFAVFQKQIMDVLHDLRQRFPTGNVLVSTSGGPVAAAVCAALEAPAASAVHLNLHVHNTAITTFKTTRQGLQLLSFNAIPHLDASGDPALSSYA comes from the coding sequence ATGGGTACGCTTTATGTGGTGCGACACGGCCAGGCCGCGTTCGGCACCGAAGATTATGACCGCCTGACCAACCTGGGCCGGCGGCAAGCCCATTTGCTGGGCCAACATTTTGGCTCGCTGGGCCTGAAGTTCGATGCAGTGGTGGCAGGCACCCTGACCCGTCATCATCAGACCGCCGAAGCGATTCTGGACGGCGCGAGCGCCAGTCACGAAATCGAGCGTATAGCAGCGCTGAATGAGTACGACGCCACGTCGGTGGTGACGGCGTTCACGGGTGAGCCGCCCAGTTTCGACCCCAAGGCCGTCCACCGCGACCCAGAGACGGTACGCACGTATTTCCGCCTATTGCGGGATGGCTTGCTGGCCTGGGCCGAAGGTGGCACCGAGCCAGTGGGCATGCCGACCTTTGCGGTATTCCAAAAACAGATCATGGATGTGCTGCATGACTTGCGGCAACGTTTTCCGACCGGCAATGTGCTGGTGTCCACCTCTGGCGGGCCGGTGGCCGCTGCGGTGTGTGCGGCGCTGGAGGCACCCGCAGCCAGCGCGGTGCATTTGAATCTGCACGTGCACAATACGGCCATCACCACCTTCAAGACCACGCGGCAAGGCTTGCAGCTGCTGAGCTTCAATGCGATTCCGCATCTGGATGCCAGCGGCGACCCGGCCTTGTCCAGCTACGCCTGA
- a CDS encoding SDR family NAD(P)-dependent oxidoreductase, with translation MTTSGFVFRGSTAVITGAASGLGRAFAQRAGELGMRVMLADIDADALRVTASALKDAGVQVDTCVVDVSHADHVDALADQTFARFGVPQLVFNNAGVIGGGLIWETPDTEWKRVMGVNLGGVVAGVRAFVPAMIEVGRRQVGWRGHVVNVASMAGLVTPPNMGVYNVSKHAVVALTETLYHDLALVKAPIGASVLCPFFVPTAIAGAADPSLSASQRAAQLLTAKAVAGGKISARDVALMTFEGVAEGRFYLYSHPKALGQYAARAGAIVAGGLPADPYAGRPEFAEQLRSLLDEAD, from the coding sequence ATGACGACTTCCGGTTTTGTATTCCGTGGATCGACTGCGGTAATCACAGGCGCAGCCAGCGGTTTGGGGCGGGCGTTTGCGCAACGGGCAGGCGAGCTGGGCATGCGGGTGATGCTGGCCGATATCGATGCAGATGCCTTGCGCGTGACGGCAAGCGCCTTGAAAGACGCCGGCGTGCAAGTGGATACCTGCGTGGTCGACGTCAGCCACGCAGACCATGTGGACGCGTTGGCAGACCAGACTTTCGCGCGCTTCGGTGTGCCGCAGCTGGTTTTCAATAATGCCGGTGTGATCGGCGGCGGCCTGATATGGGAAACGCCAGATACCGAGTGGAAGCGGGTCATGGGCGTGAACCTGGGCGGCGTGGTCGCCGGGGTGCGCGCGTTCGTTCCGGCCATGATCGAAGTCGGCCGCCGACAGGTGGGCTGGCGCGGGCATGTGGTGAATGTGGCGTCGATGGCAGGCTTGGTGACACCGCCGAACATGGGTGTCTACAACGTGTCCAAACATGCCGTAGTGGCGCTGACCGAGACGCTTTATCACGACCTGGCGTTGGTGAAGGCACCCATTGGCGCGTCGGTCTTGTGCCCGTTCTTTGTGCCGACGGCAATCGCAGGTGCGGCAGACCCCAGCTTGAGCGCATCACAGCGTGCGGCCCAGTTGTTGACGGCCAAGGCCGTGGCAGGGGGTAAGATCAGCGCCCGTGACGTTGCCTTGATGACCTTCGAAGGAGTGGCTGAAGGTCGCTTCTATCTGTATTCGCATCCCAAGGCATTGGGACAGTATGCGGCGCGCGCGGGGGCCATTGTGGCGGGTGGTCTGCCGGCAGATCCATACGCAGGCAGGCCGGAATTTGCCGAGCAGTTGCGCAGCCTGCTGGACGAGGCGGACTGA
- a CDS encoding Dabb family protein, producing MIRHLVLWTFKDAADVPRAAELLAACHDCVPGIVEFEVGVVQAGFEANTQLSLNALFADQAALDGYQVHPTHEIVKAFFGPRRDTRHVLDYPVTR from the coding sequence ATGATTCGTCATTTGGTGTTGTGGACGTTCAAGGATGCGGCCGATGTGCCGCGCGCCGCAGAGTTGCTGGCCGCGTGCCACGACTGCGTGCCCGGGATCGTTGAATTCGAAGTGGGTGTGGTGCAGGCCGGGTTTGAAGCGAACACGCAGCTGTCCTTGAACGCATTGTTTGCCGATCAGGCAGCGCTTGACGGTTATCAGGTGCACCCGACGCACGAAATCGTGAAGGCCTTCTTTGGCCCGCGTCGTGACACGCGACACGTGCTGGATTATCCCGTTACGCGTTGA
- a CDS encoding 3-(methylthio)propionyl-CoA ligase — translation MRGLMMQTPLLISDLIQHAARFHGDTEIVSRRVEGDIHRTNYRDLHTRIRKLANALTALGVKPGDRVGTLAWNGYRHMELYYAVSGMGAILHTINPRLLPDQIAWIINHAEDSFLFYDANLQPIVEQIAGKTPGLQGYVLMADADRLPAESAAAPLLAYESLVDAASDEFTWPSFDENTASSLCYTSGTTGNPKGVLYSHRSTVLHAYAAALPDVMNLSATDVILPVVPMFHVNAWGLPYAAPLVGCKIVFPGPALDGKSLHDLFEAEGVTMSAGVPTVWQGLLAYVDANGLAFSTMRRTVIGGSACPPAMMRAFEEKYRVTVVHAWGMSETSPLGTSGALKSKHSSLSAEARYAVKFKQGLALPSVDLKIVDDEGNELPWDGKTFGNLMTRGPWIVNEYYGEDKSALQDGWFQTGDVAVIDPDGYMQITDRSKDVIKSGGEWISSIELENIAVSHPGVQIAACFGVAHPRWDERPLLVVVRKPDSTLDREEMLAFFDGKIAKWQKPDDVVFVDSIPLGATGKMLKAELRRQFAGYRLPGVDPA, via the coding sequence ATGCGCGGGCTCATGATGCAAACGCCTTTGCTGATTTCAGACCTTATTCAGCATGCAGCGCGATTCCACGGCGACACCGAGATCGTGTCGCGCCGAGTCGAAGGCGATATTCACCGTACGAACTACCGCGACCTGCACACCCGTATTCGCAAGTTGGCAAATGCGTTGACGGCTTTGGGAGTCAAACCCGGCGATCGAGTGGGTACGCTCGCCTGGAATGGCTACCGCCACATGGAGTTGTATTACGCGGTGTCAGGCATGGGTGCCATTCTGCACACCATCAATCCGCGCCTGTTGCCGGATCAGATCGCGTGGATCATCAATCACGCCGAAGACAGTTTCCTGTTCTACGACGCCAATCTGCAGCCGATTGTGGAGCAGATCGCCGGCAAAACGCCTGGCCTGCAAGGCTATGTGCTGATGGCCGATGCAGACAGGTTGCCGGCCGAGTCTGCCGCCGCACCTTTGCTTGCCTACGAAAGCCTGGTCGACGCAGCCTCAGACGAGTTCACCTGGCCGTCTTTCGACGAGAACACGGCTTCTTCGCTTTGCTACACGTCGGGCACCACGGGGAATCCGAAGGGGGTCTTGTACAGCCATCGGTCCACGGTATTGCACGCGTACGCGGCGGCCTTGCCGGATGTGATGAACTTGTCGGCCACCGACGTGATACTGCCGGTGGTACCGATGTTCCACGTCAACGCCTGGGGGTTGCCGTACGCCGCACCGTTGGTGGGATGCAAGATCGTATTTCCTGGCCCTGCGCTCGACGGCAAGAGCCTGCACGACTTGTTCGAGGCCGAAGGCGTCACGATGTCGGCTGGCGTGCCGACGGTATGGCAGGGCTTGCTGGCCTATGTCGATGCCAATGGCCTGGCGTTTTCGACCATGCGACGCACGGTGATCGGCGGATCGGCTTGCCCGCCGGCCATGATGCGGGCCTTCGAGGAAAAATACCGCGTGACCGTGGTCCACGCCTGGGGCATGAGCGAAACCAGTCCATTGGGTACTTCAGGTGCGCTGAAATCCAAGCATTCGTCGTTGTCTGCCGAAGCGCGTTACGCGGTGAAGTTCAAGCAGGGTCTTGCCTTGCCAAGTGTCGATCTGAAGATTGTCGATGACGAGGGCAATGAGTTGCCTTGGGATGGCAAGACTTTCGGCAACCTGATGACACGCGGTCCCTGGATCGTGAACGAGTATTACGGCGAAGACAAAAGCGCCTTGCAGGATGGATGGTTCCAGACTGGCGATGTGGCGGTCATCGACCCTGACGGTTATATGCAGATCACCGATCGCAGCAAAGACGTGATCAAGTCGGGCGGTGAATGGATTTCATCGATCGAGCTTGAGAACATTGCTGTTTCTCATCCCGGCGTACAGATCGCGGCGTGTTTTGGCGTGGCGCATCCGCGCTGGGACGAGCGCCCGTTGCTGGTGGTCGTTCGCAAGCCCGACAGCACGCTGGATCGCGAGGAAATGCTGGCGTTCTTCGATGGCAAGATCGCCAAATGGCAGAAGCCCGATGACGTGGTGTTTGTCGATTCGATTCCGCTGGGGGCCACCGGTAAAATGTTGAAGGCCGAGTTGCGACGCCAGTTTGCAGGGTATCGCCTGCCGGGCGTCGATCCGGCCTGA
- a CDS encoding protein adenylyltransferase SelO: protein MPEIRVTSAFDRPALDASPLDSANLNDTVSTDLHLNPPLVLKVQNRFAGLSEVFYSRQPPAPLSDPWLVHANEDAGRLIGLDRDAMHSQAFLDVFSGRAPLPGGDPLAAVYSGHQFGVWAGQLGDGRALLLGEAVGPEEAYELQLKGSGRTPYSRGADGRAVLRSSIREYLASEAMHALGIPTTRALAIVASDDRIRRETMETAAIVTRMAPSFVRFGSFEHWASRKQPERVRELADFVIANYYPECLTPPDGEAEVPNGVYLRWLGAVVRRTAEMVADWQLVGFCHGVMNTDNMSILGLTIDYGPYGFMDGFNAHHICNHSDSSGRYAWDAQPSIAHWNLYALGSALMSLLDNEEAALRSQLDQFEEIFLRRLYQQAALKLGLLEWRAEDSALLNSLWSLMHNARADFTQSFRRLAKVRIDDNAVDADGETFRDLFIDRDAADAWLETYRARLRLEARPDAERAAAMNRVNPIYVLRNHLAELAIRGAQQRDTGPLEALLNALRDPYTERPGLEQYASLPPDWASDISVSCSS from the coding sequence ATGCCGGAGATTCGTGTGACATCTGCTTTCGACCGCCCTGCTCTCGACGCTTCGCCTCTGGATTCTGCGAATTTGAACGACACCGTTTCGACCGACTTGCATCTGAACCCGCCCCTTGTGCTCAAGGTGCAGAACCGCTTTGCGGGCCTGTCTGAGGTCTTCTATTCACGTCAGCCGCCCGCGCCGCTGTCCGACCCCTGGCTGGTCCACGCAAACGAGGACGCAGGCCGTCTGATTGGCCTGGACCGCGATGCCATGCACAGTCAGGCCTTCCTGGATGTGTTTTCCGGCCGTGCGCCATTGCCCGGTGGCGACCCGCTGGCCGCTGTCTACAGCGGGCACCAGTTCGGTGTGTGGGCGGGTCAGTTGGGCGATGGCCGGGCGCTGTTGCTGGGCGAAGCTGTCGGTCCTGAAGAGGCCTACGAATTGCAGCTGAAAGGCTCTGGCCGCACTCCCTATTCGCGTGGCGCAGACGGCCGCGCCGTGCTGCGCTCGTCGATCCGTGAATATCTGGCCTCGGAAGCCATGCATGCGCTTGGCATTCCCACTACGCGCGCGCTGGCCATCGTGGCCTCGGACGATCGCATCCGCCGCGAAACCATGGAAACGGCTGCCATCGTCACCCGCATGGCCCCCAGTTTTGTCCGCTTCGGTTCGTTCGAGCACTGGGCCAGCCGCAAGCAGCCGGAACGCGTGCGTGAACTGGCCGATTTTGTCATCGCCAACTACTACCCCGAATGCCTGACCCCGCCCGACGGCGAGGCCGAGGTGCCCAACGGCGTCTACCTGCGCTGGTTGGGCGCAGTCGTGCGCCGCACGGCAGAAATGGTCGCGGATTGGCAGTTGGTGGGCTTTTGCCACGGCGTGATGAACACCGACAACATGTCCATCCTGGGCTTGACCATCGACTATGGCCCGTACGGCTTCATGGACGGCTTCAACGCCCACCACATCTGCAACCATTCCGACAGTTCGGGGCGTTACGCCTGGGATGCCCAGCCGTCAATCGCCCATTGGAACCTGTATGCGCTGGGCAGTGCGTTGATGTCCTTGCTCGACAACGAGGAAGCAGCACTGCGCAGCCAGCTGGACCAGTTCGAAGAGATTTTCCTGCGCCGCTTGTATCAGCAAGCTGCGCTGAAGCTTGGCCTGCTTGAATGGCGTGCCGAAGACTCGGCCTTGCTGAACAGCCTGTGGAGCTTGATGCACAATGCGCGTGCCGACTTCACGCAAAGCTTCCGTCGTCTGGCCAAGGTCCGAATCGACGACAATGCGGTGGACGCAGACGGTGAAACCTTCCGCGATCTGTTCATTGACCGCGACGCAGCCGACGCCTGGCTGGAGACCTACCGTGCGCGTCTGCGCCTGGAAGCTCGTCCCGATGCCGAACGCGCTGCTGCCATGAACCGGGTCAATCCGATCTACGTGCTGCGCAACCACCTTGCCGAATTGGCGATACGTGGCGCGCAACAACGTGACACGGGGCCTTTGGAAGCCTTGCTGAACGCGCTGCGCGACCCTTACACAGAGCGACCCGGCCTGGAACAATATGCGTCGCTGCCGCCAGACTGGGCCAGCGATATCTCTGTCAGTTGCTCGTCTTGA
- the msrB gene encoding peptide-methionine (R)-S-oxide reductase MsrB, with amino-acid sequence MSEPRKVIKSEEEWRDLLSPMQFAVARQKGTERAFTGEFWNHHTPGVYYCVACNTPLFASDTKFDSGCGWPSYFEALDPKNVREEVDRSHGMVRTEVICNVCDAHLGHVFEDGPPPTGLRYCINSVSLRFEPK; translated from the coding sequence ATGTCGGAACCCCGCAAGGTCATCAAGTCGGAAGAAGAATGGCGCGACCTGTTGTCGCCCATGCAATTTGCAGTCGCCCGCCAGAAAGGCACGGAACGCGCATTCACCGGTGAGTTCTGGAATCATCACACCCCCGGTGTCTATTACTGCGTGGCCTGCAATACCCCGCTGTTTGCATCGGACACCAAGTTCGATTCGGGCTGCGGCTGGCCCAGCTATTTCGAGGCGCTCGACCCGAAGAATGTCCGCGAGGAAGTCGACCGCAGCCACGGCATGGTGCGCACCGAGGTGATCTGCAACGTCTGCGATGCCCACCTGGGCCATGTGTTCGAAGACGGTCCGCCCCCGACAGGCCTGCGTTATTGCATCAATTCGGTATCGTTGCGCTTCGAGCCCAAATAG